GTAATGCCGAACTTAAGTATTTTTAGGTAGCTGCACAGTGAACAAACTACCTTTACCTAGTTCAGAGGCAACCTGGATAGTTCCTGCATGCCCTTCTATAATGCGGTGAGATAGATGTAGTCCTAAGCCGCTACCTGAGCGTTTATTTTTGCCTTGGCGAAATCGCTCAAAAATTGTTGCCTGATCTTCGGGCGCAATCCCATATCCTGTATCTTGTACTTCAATTGTTACCGAATCTTGATTTCCGGGATGAGGTGATGTTTCAAAAATGCGGATTGCGATCCCTCCTGTATCTGTAAATTTGATGGCATTGGCGATCAAATTATTTAGCACCCGCCGTAGTTCCAAGCGATCGCCCATAATAATCCCAGGGTTTTTACTCAGTGGATCTAATTCACGGGTATCTATTTCTAGAGTCAAGCCTTTTTCATTAGTTAGAGGACTTAGTTCGCTGACTACTTCTTGAGATATCTCACGTAAATCGCATACTTCCCAATTCAACGTTTTTTTACCAGCCTCGAAGCGATAGACTTCTAGGAGGGTATTTACCATTTCCATCAAATTTTGGTTACTGCGAATCATGACTGCGATCGCCTGTTTCATTTCTGGCGAAATTTTGCAGAATGTTTCCATCTCAAACAAATTCAACATCCGATCGGCAGCGACTAGGGGAGTTCGCAAATCGTGAGTCAGACGAGAAACAAAATCTTCGCGTTGGCGAGCCATTTTTTGTTGTTCGTCTAGACTGTGCTTGAGACGTAATAGCGATCGCACCCTTGCCAGTAGTTCATCAGTATCAAATGGTTTACGAATAAAATCGTCAGCACCAGCATCCAAACCTTCGACAACGCTAGATTCATGAAAGGCAGTAATCAAGAGAATTGGAATATAACTAATTGCTGGGTTTTTCCGAATTCGACGTGTAACTTCATAACCATCTATCCCCGGCATCATCACATCTAACAAAATCAGATCGGGTGGAGATTTTTCAACTTGCTGCAAAGCCTTTATTCCATCTGAAACCAAATCAATTTCATATCCCTCACTTTCTAAAATTGCTTGAACCAAAATGAGATTATCTCGAATATCATCAACTGCGAGAATGCGATAAATTTTATTATTTTCAACTACAGACATAATTTATCAACTTTTATTAACTTCTTTAGAAAGTAATTTATAATTTAAATTTCGGATATCCTATCGGTGCTGATTTAGCTTGAGAAGATGACTGATGCGGATTTTGAGCAGAGTAAAGAATCTCATCACCATCTAACTGAAAAGGTGGAGCATTGGCTGCTACAGTTGATAATGTAATTTGACGCGGTAATTCAATTTTAAACATTGAACCGATGCCCACTTTACTCTCCAGAAAAATTTTACCGCCCATCATTCGCACTAGCGAATCTATAATTGCCAAACCCAGACCTGTACCTGGATATTTGCGAGTGATAGTTTGATCGACTTGCCTAAATGCTTCAAAAATGCGTTTAAAATCTCTGGGTGCTATGCCAATACCTGTATCCCGAACAATAATTGCTACTCGATTTGCAGGTAGTTCCTTAACCTCAACCCAAATCTCACCAGACTCAGTAAACTTAATGGCGTTGGAGAGCAGGTTAATCAAAACCTGTTTAATCCGAACAGGATCGTTAAATACCAAAGCATTTTGCAAATCGTTTTGCACTAGCAATGGTAGATTTTTAGCATCAGCTAGAGAACGCATTTCAGCTACAGTCAGATTTATTACTTTTGATACATCAAATATTTCTGTCTTGAAGTATAATCGTCCTGCCTCCAGCTTAGAAAAGTCGAGAACTTCATTTAACAACATCAGCAAATGCTTGCCATTATTTAAGATGCGCTCAACCATATCGGTTTGTTGGTGAGTTAGTTGGCCGAATTTAGGACGCAGCAGTACTTGCGAAAAACCAATAATAGCACTCATGGGCGTTCTGAGTTCGTGTGACATAGTTGCCAAAAAATGTGATTTGAGCCGTGATGCCTCCAATAGTTTGAAGTTTTGCATTTGAATCTGTTGCTGTTGTCTCTCCAATTCTTGGTTCTTACGAATGAGTTCTTCATGACTTTCTCTAAGCTGCTCATTGGCTAAAGCTACCTGCACTTCAGCCTGATAAACCCGAATTGCACTCCACAAAACCTGTACCAAATTTTCTGGAGATATCCTAGACTTAGATAGATAGTCTGTAGCACCAGCTTTGATTAATTGCACAGCATTTTGTTCATCTCCTTCACCAGTTAGAACTACTAAAGGAACTTTAATTTCTGAAGAACGTAGCTGTTGGAGCAAGGTTAGAC
This genomic interval from Nostoc sp. KVJ3 contains the following:
- a CDS encoding hybrid sensor histidine kinase/response regulator — translated: MSVVENNKIYRILAVDDIRDNLILVQAILESEGYEIDLVSDGIKALQQVEKSPPDLILLDVMMPGIDGYEVTRRIRKNPAISYIPILLITAFHESSVVEGLDAGADDFIRKPFDTDELLARVRSLLRLKHSLDEQQKMARQREDFVSRLTHDLRTPLVAADRMLNLFEMETFCKISPEMKQAIAVMIRSNQNLMEMVNTLLEVYRFEAGKKTLNWEVCDLREISQEVVSELSPLTNEKGLTLEIDTRELDPLSKNPGIIMGDRLELRRVLNNLIANAIKFTDTGGIAIRIFETSPHPGNQDSVTIEVQDTGYGIAPEDQATIFERFRQGKNKRSGSGLGLHLSHRIIEGHAGTIQVASELGKGSLFTVQLPKNT
- a CDS encoding hybrid sensor histidine kinase/response regulator; the encoded protein is MEQTVKILVVDDDEVDRMAVRDALVKAGVHMELSEVSDGNDAFSALSTATFDCVFLDYHLLAQDGLTLLQQLRSSEIKVPLVVLTGEGDEQNAVQLIKAGATDYLSKSRISPENLVQVLWSAIRVYQAEVQVALANEQLRESHEELIRKNQELERQQQQIQMQNFKLLEASRLKSHFLATMSHELRTPMSAIIGFSQVLLRPKFGQLTHQQTDMVERILNNGKHLLMLLNEVLDFSKLEAGRLYFKTEIFDVSKVINLTVAEMRSLADAKNLPLLVQNDLQNALVFNDPVRIKQVLINLLSNAIKFTESGEIWVEVKELPANRVAIIVRDTGIGIAPRDFKRIFEAFRQVDQTITRKYPGTGLGLAIIDSLVRMMGGKIFLESKVGIGSMFKIELPRQITLSTVAANAPPFQLDGDEILYSAQNPHQSSSQAKSAPIGYPKFKL